In the genome of Rhizobium rhizogenes, one region contains:
- a CDS encoding PilZ domain-containing protein, with translation MFASRSVNTAQILRPVEEVHLDDAVSVSFTGRLMLPDHQEYDCTATEMTAERAQFSCSGIARNGDRVIAYLQHIGRIEGTVTSLTASGFVIAINAPERKREKLAAQLAWIAKRQLLGLPEDRRHDRLTPRNAKAHLVLEDGVLVSCRLIDLSLSGAAIEIESRPPLGSRVQLGKNMSGKIVRHFMEGVAVEFDRVQSPDALIEFL, from the coding sequence ATGTTTGCATCCCGCTCGGTCAACACTGCCCAAATCCTGCGTCCGGTCGAAGAGGTTCACCTCGACGATGCCGTCAGTGTGTCCTTTACCGGCCGCCTCATGTTGCCCGACCATCAGGAATATGACTGCACCGCAACGGAGATGACCGCCGAAAGAGCGCAGTTCAGCTGTTCGGGTATCGCCCGCAATGGTGACCGCGTCATCGCCTATCTCCAGCATATCGGCCGGATCGAGGGCACGGTGACATCGCTCACCGCATCCGGTTTCGTCATCGCCATCAACGCGCCGGAGCGCAAGCGCGAAAAGCTTGCGGCCCAGCTGGCCTGGATCGCCAAGCGGCAGCTGCTCGGCCTGCCGGAAGACCGCCGCCACGATCGCCTGACCCCGCGCAATGCCAAGGCGCATCTGGTTCTGGAAGACGGCGTGCTCGTCTCCTGCCGGCTGATCGACCTTTCCCTCTCGGGTGCGGCCATCGAAATCGAAAGCCGGCCACCGCTCGGCAGCCGGGTCCAGCTCGGCAAGAACATGAGCGGCAAGATCGTGCGCCATTTCATGGAAGGCGTCGCGGTGGAATTCGACCGCGTCCAGTCGCCCGACGCGCTGATCGAATTTCTCTGA
- a CDS encoding phosphodiester glycosidase family protein, whose product MNGSLKRLASLLLPLLLPFSAQAGGQADFCRSMDHAGGRYTVCSFDPARNTIRIYDRDELSGQGYRTFADLSSALWRQHMFSIFAMNGGMYHSDYSPVGLFVEDGVERSPVSTRGGWGNFHLLPNGVFYLKGASAGVLETQAYLAADPKPDFATQSGPMLVIDGKLHPRFLPDSDSLKRRNGVGVSRDGVVHFAISENTVRFYDFATLFRDVLDAPNALYLDGTISSVDIPAMNRRDALFPMGPIIAVVDRVPD is encoded by the coding sequence ATGAACGGATCGCTGAAGAGACTGGCAAGCTTGCTGCTGCCATTGCTGTTGCCATTTTCGGCTCAGGCCGGCGGGCAGGCGGATTTCTGCAGGAGCATGGACCATGCGGGCGGCCGTTATACCGTCTGCAGTTTCGATCCGGCAAGGAACACGATCCGGATTTATGACCGCGACGAGCTTTCCGGGCAGGGATACCGGACTTTCGCCGACCTGTCCTCCGCCCTGTGGCGGCAGCACATGTTCAGCATCTTCGCCATGAATGGCGGCATGTATCACTCCGATTATTCGCCCGTCGGCCTTTTTGTCGAAGATGGCGTGGAACGTTCGCCGGTCAGCACCCGCGGCGGCTGGGGCAATTTTCACCTTCTGCCGAATGGCGTGTTTTATCTGAAGGGCGCAAGCGCCGGGGTGCTGGAGACGCAAGCCTATCTGGCGGCAGATCCGAAGCCGGATTTCGCCACGCAATCCGGCCCGATGCTGGTGATTGACGGCAAGCTGCATCCGCGATTTTTACCCGATAGCGACAGTCTGAAGCGGCGCAACGGCGTCGGTGTTTCCCGCGACGGCGTGGTGCATTTCGCCATTTCGGAAAATACCGTGCGCTTTTATGATTTCGCCACCCTGTTCAGGGATGTGCTGGATGCGCCCAATGCGCTTTATCTCGACGGCACGATATCAAGCGTCGATATTCCCGCGATGAACCGGCGGGATGCGCTGTTTCCCATGGGGCCCATCATCGCTGTCGTCGACAGGGTGCCGGATTAG
- a CDS encoding PAS domain-containing protein — protein sequence MKSMAGLDIYAYWDELRGRKAAPRREDIDPAKLKHHLGDLFILTDNGEETPFFRLAGTRICALFGRELRGHRFSELWPAANADFPCRVARGILQHQLPVVFDVEAEDDYGAAQLPFEMLLLPLRTDAGAAPRLLGALLPERPRHDFAAPVNCLSMKSSRLLRMDIAPAACFADMEAIVASGTGSR from the coding sequence ATGAAGAGCATGGCCGGACTGGACATATATGCCTATTGGGACGAATTGCGCGGCAGGAAAGCCGCGCCGCGGCGCGAAGACATTGATCCCGCAAAACTGAAACATCATCTCGGCGACCTCTTCATCCTGACGGATAACGGAGAGGAAACGCCGTTCTTCCGCCTTGCCGGCACACGCATCTGTGCCCTGTTCGGCCGGGAGCTGCGGGGTCACCGCTTTTCAGAACTCTGGCCGGCGGCAAACGCCGATTTCCCCTGTCGCGTCGCCCGCGGCATTCTGCAACACCAATTGCCTGTCGTCTTCGATGTCGAGGCGGAAGACGATTATGGCGCGGCACAGCTGCCATTCGAAATGCTGCTGCTGCCACTGCGCACGGATGCCGGAGCCGCCCCGCGCCTGCTTGGCGCGCTGCTCCCGGAACGTCCGCGGCACGATTTCGCCGCGCCCGTCAATTGCCTTTCAATGAAAAGCAGCCGCCTGCTGCGCATGGACATTGCGCCAGCGGCCTGTTTTGCAGATATGGAAGCCATCGTCGCGTCAGGTACGGGAAGCCGCTGA
- a CDS encoding CBS domain-containing protein: MPTFVKDLLDRKGRDVVTVRPEVSIGEAAATLHAHKIGSVVVTDAEGVVLGIFTERDLVKAVAGQGAASLLQSVSVAMTKNVIRCHHNSTTDELMEIMTGGRFRHIPVEENGRLAGIISIGDVVKARIGEIEAEAEHIKAYIAG; this comes from the coding sequence ATGCCAACATTCGTAAAGGATCTTCTCGACCGCAAGGGCAGGGACGTCGTGACCGTCAGGCCCGAGGTCAGCATCGGCGAGGCCGCGGCAACGCTGCATGCGCACAAGATCGGTTCCGTCGTCGTCACGGATGCCGAAGGTGTCGTTCTCGGTATTTTCACGGAGCGCGATCTGGTGAAGGCCGTGGCGGGCCAGGGCGCCGCTTCCCTGCTGCAATCCGTCTCCGTGGCCATGACCAAGAACGTCATCCGCTGTCACCACAATTCAACCACCGACGAGCTGATGGAAATCATGACGGGCGGACGTTTCCGCCATATTCCGGTCGAGGAAAATGGCCGCCTTGCCGGCATCATCTCCATCGGTGACGTGGTGAAGGCGCGGATCGGCGAGATCGAGGCCGAGGCGGAACATATCAAGGCCTATATCGCCGGATGA
- a CDS encoding entericidin A/B family lipoprotein — protein sequence MITRILSTVFVALLTVVTLSSCGNTIRGMGRDTANAVDATQDAGRSVDRAARR from the coding sequence ATGATCACACGCATTCTTTCGACCGTTTTCGTGGCTCTGTTGACCGTCGTGACCTTGAGTTCCTGCGGCAACACCATTCGCGGCATGGGCCGGGATACGGCGAATGCCGTTGATGCGACGCAGGACGCCGGCCGCAGTGTGGACCGCGCCGCCCGCCGCTGA
- a CDS encoding rhomboid family intramembrane serine protease, producing MSYGDGEQPPVSETPEPKDDANNPVFNLPPLLVGILAALLFAYVVPAYLLSEEGNGWFIFTFGFIPLRYAVPFSQQGLEWLWTPVTYSFLHGGIEHILFNGLWLMAFGAPVLRRIGTWRFVLLWGISAAVSAFGHAALNWGDVTVLIGASGVVSALMGAACRFAFPARGGYSASFGHLMPRQSILGALSNRTVLIFTLMWLFGNVLIAVGVPLFGDVGGEIAWDAHVFGFVLGFLFFGLFDRPLR from the coding sequence ATGTCCTACGGGGACGGCGAACAGCCGCCGGTTTCGGAAACGCCGGAACCGAAAGACGACGCGAACAATCCCGTCTTCAACCTGCCGCCGCTTCTGGTCGGCATATTGGCGGCGCTGCTTTTCGCTTATGTGGTTCCCGCCTATCTCCTGTCGGAAGAAGGCAATGGCTGGTTCATCTTCACCTTCGGCTTCATTCCGCTGCGTTATGCCGTGCCTTTTTCGCAGCAGGGTCTGGAATGGCTCTGGACGCCGGTGACCTATTCCTTCCTGCATGGCGGCATCGAGCATATCCTGTTTAACGGCCTGTGGTTGATGGCCTTCGGCGCGCCGGTTCTGCGCCGGATCGGAACATGGCGCTTTGTGCTGTTATGGGGCATTTCCGCTGCCGTTTCAGCCTTTGGCCATGCGGCGCTGAACTGGGGAGATGTGACGGTGCTGATCGGCGCTTCCGGTGTCGTTTCTGCGCTTATGGGGGCGGCTTGCCGTTTTGCCTTTCCCGCCCGTGGTGGCTACAGCGCCTCCTTTGGCCATCTCATGCCGCGGCAGAGCATTCTCGGCGCGCTTTCCAACCGCACGGTTTTGATCTTCACGCTGATGTGGCTCTTCGGCAATGTGCTGATCGCGGTCGGCGTGCCGCTGTTTGGCGATGTCGGCGGTGAAATTGCCTGGGATGCGCACGTCTTCGGCTTCGTGCTCGGCTTCCTCTTCTTCGGACTGTTCGACCGCCCGCTGCGCTAA
- a CDS encoding patatin-like phospholipase family protein, with product MLGWGNRHNQLAAGNPEDLEPPVVDARVDTRRIALALGGGAARGWAHIGVLRALDEAGVKIGMIAGTSIGALVGGCYLAGKLDELEEFARSLTMRRIAGLLDLTIGGGGLFGGMRLTKRMQEHLEGLRVENLEHPFIAVATELRTGHEVWIHQGDLVTALRSSYALPGIFEPVQCNGRTLIDGALVNPVPVSVCRAYEQALVVAVNLNYDLFGRSAVVKHAASSTGGSASVTDSTPRPGLPGVMVQAFNIIQDRISRSRLAGDPPDLMLHPRINDIGLSEFHRASEAIDRGYEETRSRIPELERMQQAFRR from the coding sequence ATGTTGGGATGGGGAAATCGTCACAATCAGCTCGCGGCTGGCAACCCGGAAGACCTTGAGCCACCCGTTGTCGACGCACGTGTCGATACGCGCCGGATCGCGCTGGCGCTCGGTGGCGGCGCCGCCCGCGGCTGGGCGCATATCGGCGTCCTGCGGGCGCTCGACGAGGCCGGAGTGAAGATCGGCATGATTGCCGGAACCTCGATCGGCGCTCTGGTGGGCGGTTGTTATCTCGCCGGCAAGCTTGACGAACTGGAAGAATTCGCCCGCTCCCTGACGATGCGCCGCATCGCCGGCCTGCTCGATCTGACGATCGGCGGCGGCGGGCTTTTCGGCGGCATGCGCCTTACCAAACGCATGCAGGAGCATCTGGAAGGCCTGCGCGTCGAAAACCTCGAACACCCCTTCATCGCGGTCGCCACCGAACTGCGCACCGGTCACGAAGTCTGGATTCATCAGGGCGATCTTGTCACGGCCTTGCGCTCATCCTATGCACTGCCGGGAATTTTTGAGCCCGTGCAATGCAATGGCCGCACCCTGATCGATGGCGCGCTCGTCAATCCCGTACCGGTTTCGGTCTGCCGGGCCTATGAGCAGGCACTCGTTGTTGCCGTCAACCTCAATTACGATCTTTTCGGCCGCTCCGCCGTGGTCAAACACGCCGCATCCTCGACGGGCGGCTCCGCATCGGTGACGGACAGCACTCCGCGCCCCGGCCTGCCGGGTGTCATGGTGCAGGCCTTCAACATCATTCAGGACCGGATTTCGCGCTCCCGTCTCGCCGGCGATCCGCCCGACCTCATGCTGCACCCGCGCATCAACGATATCGGCCTGTCGGAATTCCATCGCGCCAGCGAAGCCATCGACAGGGGATATGAGGAAACGCGCTCCCGCATTCCGGAACTGGAGCGGATGCAGCAGGCCTTCCGGCGCTGA
- a CDS encoding transglutaminase-like cysteine peptidase, which translates to MNNNRIVFVLIAFIVSAFAQQASASPAAVMRVIGKANPPIGHYEFCQTYQSECQPTSVDTGPMKLTEERWKTMLDVNYTANTTITPMTDMEIYGVEERWAYPTTVGDCEDFVLLKRKMLMNKGFSASNLLITVVLQPNGEGHAVLTVRTDRGDFVLDNMRNKVMNWSETEYTYLKRQDTANPGRWVKIQDGRATNAVGGIR; encoded by the coding sequence ATGAACAACAACCGTATCGTTTTCGTCCTGATCGCATTCATCGTCAGCGCCTTCGCCCAGCAGGCCAGCGCTTCGCCGGCCGCCGTGATGCGTGTCATCGGCAAGGCCAATCCGCCGATCGGTCATTATGAATTCTGCCAGACCTACCAGAGCGAGTGCCAGCCGACCTCGGTCGACACCGGCCCGATGAAGCTGACCGAAGAGCGCTGGAAGACGATGCTCGACGTCAACTACACCGCCAACACCACGATCACGCCGATGACCGACATGGAAATCTACGGCGTCGAGGAACGCTGGGCCTATCCCACCACGGTCGGCGACTGCGAAGACTTCGTGCTTCTGAAGCGCAAAATGCTGATGAACAAGGGCTTCTCCGCTTCCAACCTGCTGATCACAGTCGTTCTGCAGCCGAATGGTGAAGGCCATGCCGTTCTGACCGTTCGCACCGATCGCGGCGATTTCGTTCTCGACAACATGCGCAACAAGGTCATGAACTGGTCGGAAACCGAATATACCTACCTGAAGCGTCAGGACACCGCCAACCCCGGTCGTTGGGTGAAAATTCAGGACGGCCGCGCAACGAATGCGGTTGGCGGCATCCGCTAA
- a CDS encoding DUF1489 family protein, with protein MPLHLIKLCVGADSLQDLRDWVAQRSLTAMAAGLEPHSVHTTRMIPKRVEELLEGGSLYWVIKGQVQARQKLLDLRSFKGEDGITRCDLILGPEVIETSPAPKRPFQGWRYLKDDEAPRDLGGGGAGSEDMPSDLRRELAELGLL; from the coding sequence ATGCCTCTACATCTCATCAAACTTTGCGTCGGCGCGGATTCACTCCAGGATTTGAGAGACTGGGTCGCGCAGCGCTCGCTGACGGCGATGGCCGCAGGGCTTGAGCCGCATAGCGTGCACACCACCCGGATGATTCCGAAACGGGTTGAGGAATTGCTGGAAGGCGGTTCGCTCTACTGGGTCATCAAGGGACAGGTGCAGGCGCGGCAGAAGCTTCTCGACCTGCGTTCCTTCAAGGGGGAGGACGGGATTACCCGTTGCGACCTCATTCTCGGCCCCGAGGTCATCGAGACCTCACCCGCACCCAAGCGGCCGTTTCAGGGCTGGCGTTACCTGAAGGACGACGAAGCGCCGCGTGATCTCGGCGGCGGCGGTGCCGGCAGTGAAGACATGCCTTCCGATCTGAGGCGCGAACTGGCCGAGCTTGGCCTGCTCTGA
- a CDS encoding L-serine ammonia-lyase → MFLSVFDVFKIGIGPSSSHTMGPMTAANRFLALILSDEWPRPAGAAVSQLKVSLHGSLAFTGIGHGTGRAVILGLTGERPDLVDPDAMDAIIETVEKAGTVAPPGHPAYTFRPAEDLVFDKKNPLPGHANGMTFCAFDNQGRLLIKRIYYSVGGGFVVTDTELEAIKQRGKTIDNGPRVPYPFASAKEMLEMAGRSGRTIAQMKRANEETVVSREELNERLDQIWEAMNGCIERGLKVDGIMPGGLKVRRRARSIYEKLNAEWRSNRLNPVMANDWLSVYAMAVNEENAAGGRVVTAPTNGAAGVVPATVRYFRHFHEDATVDDVRDFLLTAAAIGGIIKHNASISGAEVGCQGEVGSAAAMAAAGLAAVMGGSPEQIENAAEIALEHHLGMTCDPIAGLVQVPCIERNALGAVKAVTAASLALKGDGQHFVPLDACIETMRQTGNDMSEKYKETSTGGLAVNVVEC, encoded by the coding sequence ATGTTTCTTTCGGTCTTCGACGTCTTCAAGATCGGTATCGGTCCTTCGAGTTCCCATACAATGGGGCCGATGACGGCGGCCAACCGCTTTCTGGCGCTGATCCTCAGCGATGAGTGGCCCCGTCCTGCGGGGGCGGCCGTTTCGCAGCTGAAGGTCAGCCTGCATGGCTCTCTCGCCTTTACCGGCATCGGCCATGGCACCGGGCGTGCCGTCATTCTCGGACTGACGGGCGAGCGGCCGGACCTTGTCGATCCCGATGCCATGGATGCGATCATCGAGACGGTGGAAAAGGCCGGCACGGTAGCGCCGCCCGGTCATCCGGCCTACACGTTCCGGCCGGCCGAGGATCTGGTCTTTGACAAGAAGAACCCGCTGCCCGGCCATGCCAACGGCATGACCTTCTGCGCCTTCGACAATCAGGGCAGGCTGCTGATCAAGCGCATCTATTATTCCGTCGGTGGCGGTTTCGTCGTGACCGATACGGAACTGGAGGCAATCAAGCAGCGCGGCAAGACCATCGATAATGGTCCGCGCGTGCCCTATCCCTTCGCCTCGGCAAAGGAGATGCTGGAAATGGCCGGCCGTTCCGGCCGCACCATCGCGCAGATGAAACGGGCGAATGAGGAGACGGTGGTGTCCCGCGAGGAGCTGAATGAGCGCCTCGACCAGATCTGGGAAGCCATGAATGGCTGCATCGAGCGCGGGCTGAAGGTGGACGGCATCATGCCCGGCGGCCTGAAGGTGCGCCGCCGCGCCCGCTCGATCTATGAGAAGCTGAATGCGGAATGGCGCAGCAACCGGTTGAACCCGGTCATGGCGAATGACTGGCTGAGCGTTTACGCCATGGCCGTCAATGAGGAAAATGCCGCCGGCGGCCGGGTGGTCACCGCGCCGACCAATGGCGCGGCGGGCGTCGTTCCGGCCACTGTCCGATATTTCCGGCACTTCCATGAGGATGCGACGGTTGACGACGTGCGTGACTTCCTGCTGACGGCGGCGGCGATTGGCGGCATCATCAAGCACAATGCTTCCATTTCCGGCGCGGAAGTGGGCTGTCAGGGCGAGGTCGGATCGGCGGCGGCCATGGCGGCGGCGGGTCTTGCCGCGGTCATGGGCGGCTCGCCCGAGCAGATCGAAAATGCCGCTGAAATCGCGCTTGAGCATCATCTCGGCATGACCTGTGACCCGATTGCCGGGCTGGTGCAGGTGCCCTGCATCGAACGCAATGCGCTGGGGGCCGTGAAAGCGGTGACAGCGGCGTCGCTGGCGCTGAAGGGTGACGGCCAGCATTTCGTGCCGCTCGACGCCTGTATCGAGACGATGCGCCAGACGGGCAACGACATGAGCGAGAAATACAAGGAAACCTCCACCGGCGGCCTGGCCGTCAACGTTGTGGAGTGCTGA